The Bacteroides ovatus genomic interval GACTTCCGGCAAGAAAGAATTTACAGCCAAACTGATCGGACACGGTAGCCCGGATGGAAGTAATGGAGATCTTACCAAAGATACTTCTTCACTCACAACTGCATTGCATATCGTTAAAAGTATAACCGTGTATGTGCAATAGCAGTAGCTAACCATAATATTATCAGACTCTATCCTTGCATCATTATGAAGAAATTTATATTCATCTTTGCGCTGCTATCTTTCATCACTGTATGTGCCGACGGACAAACAGACAGCAGACGTCTCTCTTACACTACATATATCGGGACAGGTTTTTCTATGAATCAGCCTTCTTACACGCCTTTCAACTGGCAAATCGTCAGTCACTACCACATCAGTCAACGGTTTGCCATCGGTGCGGGTAGCGGACTTTCTGTTTATGAAAAACTACTCATTCCGCTTTATGCCAGTGCGCAATTTTATATAACGAAGCCCAGGAGACTGACTCCTTATCTGGAATGTCATATCGGTGGGTCTTTTGCCACAGACAGAGAAGCAAACGGAGGCTTTTACCTCTCTCCTTCCATCGGTGCACAATTTAAGGTCAACCGGAAATTTAAACTGAATTTGATGGCAGGTTATGAACTCCAGAAACTGGAACGGACAAAGAAACAGGAAGATCCGTATTTCCATACGACGTTTAAGGAAGAATTGTCGCACCATTCCATTACGCTGAAAATCGGCTTGACTTATTGAGGTAAGTATAATAAGAGATAAGGAATTTGCCATTGCAAACAGAATATATATTCAGATCCTGGCTTTATTCCCCTCGAATAAAAAAAGGCATAATTATTAATGATTAAGTCGTTATATTATTCAACAAATACTAACTTTACGACGTTATAAAATATAAAGAGCGAACGAAATGATTGTTAAGACATTACTAGATACCGATCTTTATAAGTTTACCACATCGTATGCTTATATCAAACTGTTTCCCTATGCAATGGGCACGTTTAGTTTCAACGACCGGAATGAAACTCAATATACCAAAGATTTCCTGAAGGCACTCAAGGCAGAGATCAAGAATCTTAGTCAGTTGAGGTTTACGGAAGAGGAGCTGGAATATATGACGAAAAACTGCAGATTCCTTCCGAGAGTCTACTGGGAGTGGTTGTCTTCTTTTCGTTTCGATCCGAATAAGATTGATATTCATCTGGATGAAGCTTGTCATCTCCACATCGAAGTGACTGACTTGCTTTATAAAGTGACTTTATACGAAGTGCCTTTGCTCGCTATTGTCTCCGAAATCAAAAACCGTTTCTTTGGCAATGTAGCAGACATGAACGAGATTCTTTGCAAGCTGTCGGAGAAAATAGAATTGTCGAATCAACATCAGCTTCGCTTTTCAGAGTTCGGCACACGGAGAAGATTCTCCATTGATGTGCAGGAAACGGTTATCAAGAAGCTGAACGAAACAGCGCAATATTGCACCGGAACTTCCAACTGTAACTTTGCAATGAAATATGGAATGAAAATGATGGGAAC includes:
- the pncB gene encoding nicotinate phosphoribosyltransferase; amino-acid sequence: MIVKTLLDTDLYKFTTSYAYIKLFPYAMGTFSFNDRNETQYTKDFLKALKAEIKNLSQLRFTEEELEYMTKNCRFLPRVYWEWLSSFRFDPNKIDIHLDEACHLHIEVTDLLYKVTLYEVPLLAIVSEIKNRFFGNVADMNEILCKLSEKIELSNQHQLRFSEFGTRRRFSIDVQETVIKKLNETAQYCTGTSNCNFAMKYGMKMMGTHPHEWFMFHGAQFGYKHANYMALENWVNVYDGDLGIALSDTYTSGIFLSNLSRKQAKLFDGVRCDSGNEFEFIDKLVARYKELGIDATTKTIVFSNALDFTKALDIQEYCKNKIRCSFGIGTNLTNDTGFEPSNIVMKLTQCKMNVNQEWRECIKLSDDEGKHTGSLEEVQACLYELRLNRKQ